The Mercurialis annua linkage group LG7, ddMerAnnu1.2, whole genome shotgun sequence genome includes the window TTAAACCTTCTTTTCTGAAAAGATCGCAATTCCGTGATAAATACAACTCCTCATTTGTTTAATCAAGTTTTCACATATGATAATCTTAGTATGGATCATAAGGCTTTATCTATTCAAATAGATGTTAACACAGAGcctaaaaattataaagagGTTGTTAAACATAGTTGTTGGCTGGAAACTATGGACAAAGAAATTGAAGCTTTAGAGCATAACAATACATGGATTTTAACAGAATTACCTAAGGGAAAAGTACCTATAGGTTGTAAATGggtttataatataaaatataatagtgATGGGTCTATAGAGAGATATAAGGCTAGGTTAGTTGCTAAAGGGTATATTCGGCAAAATGGGATTGATTATATGAAAACTTTTTCACCTGTGGCTAAAATAACTACAATTAGAATTTTGTAAGCAATTGCAGCTTCAAGGAACTGGATTCTTCAACAGCTTGACATAAATAAAGCATTTCTGCATGGGATCTACATGAAGAAGTCTATATGTTCATTCCTCCGGGATTACAAAGTTCACAGTTAAACACAGTCTGCAAATTAACAAAATCGTCAGAGCTCGATCCTCCTTATTTGACGAAATTAGTCAAAATCATCATATTTAAACTATTCAAGTTGAAAGATTGGATGACCCTTtacccataattatatttaattattgatacgAAAAACACATAGATATTAAAAGGCCTCTCTATTAAGTGGCTAACTAGGAAGTTGGTTAAACAATGGGGggtatttgtatttttatctacaaaattataaaaatggcaACTAGTTAGTTGAGTGGGTTAGTTAGTTAGTTACTTACAGTTAGCTTTGCTAGATCCTATGATAGCAACAAAATGCTTCAAATTCTTTACTTTGTTAGAAAAACATATCCATTTCAACTTTTCCTTTGCACATTCTATGCATCTCTTATTCACGTAAATCAAATCAATGCCCAGTTGTTCGTGCTCAATTGCAGTACAATGGCTTCTTAATTACTGAACTCGTAAATTAGTGTGCTAATTTTTGAGAAATTTGTTATGCACGTAAGCTGTTTGATAATTTAGCTGAACCAGATGTGTTTTTATGGAATGCGATTATTAGATGTTATTCGAGGCACAACCTTTTTGGTGATGCTATTGCAATGGATGCTAACATGCAAAATGCCGTCAGGTTTTGCTTGCGATTGTTGTTTTTGATAGATTAAATGATAGGAGTATTGTTTGTTGGACTTCTATTATTTCTGGGTATGCGCAGAATGGACAGTCTATGGAAGCTTTGAGGATTTTTACTCAAATGAACAAAGCTAATGTGAAACctgggatattaaactccctgggtcactagTGTTATCTcgaattacataatgatcactaaacttgattttgttacaaaatggtcactgaactataccttttattacaaaggggtgtcattcatataaaacgcatcgttttcatgcttatgttgttacaaaagaaatattaaacttttcatgaattacaaaaaagtcattgagttatactttttattgcaaaaaggtcactgaactatgtacctttttgtaattaaagcttgccatgtaagcaaaaacgttgcgttttatatgagtgacacccctttgtaacaaaaggtatagttcagtgaccattttgtaacaaaatcaagtttaatgatcattatgtaattcgAGGTAGCTCTAGTGACCCAGGAAGTTTAATATCCGTGAAACCTGATTGGATTGCCCTTGATGACTTAGAAAATGGAAAGTCTATTCATGGCCATGTTATTAAAACGGGTCTTGAATTTGAGGTGGATTTGCTCATTTCACTTACTTCTATGTATGTAAAATGTGGCCAAGTTAAGTTTATGTGAAGAATGGGTACCCTGAGGAAGATGGACGAGTGATTATATTAGTAGGACTGAGTTGAACAAATGATGCTTTTGTTAGCTCTTCCCTCATTCATATGTTTCCCAAATGTGGTAGCATTGAATTGGCCCAGAAGCCATTGATCTTTTCGAGGCAATGAAGAAAGTAGGGGTGCACCCAAATGATGTCACCTTTGTTGGAGTTCTCACAGCATGCAAACATTCAGGTCTTGTAGAACAAGGATGGGAACTTTTCCACTGCATGAGAGACTATGAGATTGAGCCACGCCACCAGCACTATGTCTGTGTTATTGATCTTCTTGGACGTAAGGGCATTTAGATGGagcttttagttttattaaaaacatgcCAATTGAACCAGATGTAAGTGTATAGGGAGCTTTTCTAAGTGCATGCAAGATTCATAATGTCACACTAGGAAAATATGTTGCCGAGCAGCTTTTCTCTTTAGATCCATATAACACAGGACATTCTGTTCAGCTGTCAAATCTTTATGCTTCAGCTCGCTTGTAGGATCATGTTGCAAAAGTACGGGTGCTATTGAAAGAGAAAGGACCGAGTAAGAATATAGGCCAAAGTATGATTGAGATCAATGGAAGGTTCAAGCATTTCGATTTGGAGATAAGTCACATCCAAGATCCAAAGAATTTTTTGAGGAGCTTAAAATTTAGAGACAAGGTTAAAGGAAGCTGGATTTGTCACCCACAAGGAATCTGTTCTGCCTGATTTAACTGACAAAGAAACTGAGGAGTCACTTTGTAATCATAGTGAGAGGCTAACAATTGCTTATGGGCTTATCAGTACTCCTCCTGGAACTTCACTTCAGATCACTGAGAATCTCCGGGCTTGTGAAAACTGTCATGCAGCAATTAAGCTTATTTCGTAGATCGTAGATAGGAAAATAGTTGTAAGAGATGCGGATCGTTTTCATCATTTTAATTATGGAGATTGTTCATGTGGAGATCATTGGTGATAGAAATGCCTAACTCTTCTTATTTATCAAGGAAAAGAGCTAGCAAATCCGAGCGTTTGACCAACGAACCTTTAAATTTATGGCATTGAGTCAAGTATAATTCTATAGGAAATATGTGCAGTGAAGTGTCGTGTACAAATGGGGGATACTGGATATTGTTGGCATTTGCATAGCCTCACAAATTGTATGCAAAGATATGCGATTCTAAAAACTTCTGGTTATATTAAATGAACATTAGCCACATTGCTGCTGTTGATTCCTTAGTTCTCTCTGGAAAGGCTGATGCAAATGACTTGTCTGCTGGCGACAATGAGGTTAGTAAGACTGTTGGGTTGTTAGAAGACTTCTTAATTTTGTTAGTACTAACAATGCCACTCGCCATTTTCATTGGAATGAAAATGGTGCTGGTTATTGTCAGAGCTTTTAGTTATTGTTCCTCCCTGTCATGGTTCGTTTCTTGTCCAATAACTTTTGCTTCTTGTGACTAATTTTATgttactgatttttttttattatcattttggTGGTTTATATAAGTGATAAAATCGATGCTGCAATGGCGTACAAAAGTCTCAGTTGTTGTTAGCATTGAACCTAACTAGAGACTCTATGCATGTCATCTCGTAATGAAACTCGTTTACTTCATTACCCAATGcgtttgaaaattattttcatcTTTATTCCTTCCTGATTCTATATTCATTTCGAAGGTATTTTTTGTACTTCTCAGATTCTTGTCATTGTTTATAGATACGCTGATCATCAAAATTGCTATTTTGAGTTTTACAATACGAACAATCAAGTTTCTAGCATTTAGGAGTAAGCATCAGTTCAGGTTCAAATATCGGAAGGTGTGTTGTCAGTCAGTGACACTAGCAGCAGTTGCAAAAGAAAGCTAATGCTGCTAGTTGAGACAATAATCTTATTTAgcatttggattggttatgGGGTCTCTTTAGATTTATTGTAAGGTGACCAATCAAGACAGTAGAAGTGAAACTTAAACGTTTGGTGATGTGAAGCAGATTCCTTTAGGACTGAGAATTTTGCGCTTGGAATAAAAGAGTCAATCAGTTTTCATCATGTGTAACAGGCGGTTTGTGTCTAATAAAATGTTGTTTTTGTATTGTATTTCATCCATTTTCTGGTTTAGTAAATAAGTCATTGAATTCCTTTTTGCAGTTTGTGGAATAATGAAGAGAACAGCTCCCAGTCTATGGAAATTCAGGGCCTGAAATACAGTACACTCTCCTTTTACTTTCTTGGgaaacaaacagaaaaaagaaaaaccgGCAAGAAAACAAAGATTTACTAATTTAAAAGGTTAGCGCCATAAacttcttccttcttctttttcatcttTCATGATTTCTTGTTTACAGAATTCTTGTAATTCATCTCATGGTTGGATTAAATCTTTGCCTTACTAATCTGACTTTGTCCCCCTTTGGCTTTTGCTTTTTTCAATTCTTCTACTAATTTAAGCTAgttttgttaaatttatatGACTTATGTATGCCATATTATTGTCTTTTATGAAGGATTATAGCATTTTGCTGTGCTGAGAGCTTATGTGATGTGTGTGCTGTGTGATTCATTTTATttgcaaatatatttatatagaaATTCATTTACTTTGAACAGAATCAATTTCACAAAAGTATGTTTGAGTATTATCAGTGGTAAATCCTATAAGGTTATATTGCTAGTGTGAAGATAAAACTATAATTAAACTATTTCATGCCATTTCTAACAAAGCAAACAACTGAAACAAATTACAAGACCAACTCAATTGAGTGCTATCATTAATCATGTATTTAGAAATATCCTTTAATCTTCATAGTCATTCACTAACTGTAGCGTTCTCTGCTTGTTCAGTAATCGAGTCCTGGCCTTGTTCAAGCAAGAGTTGGACGACAAAGTCATTCTCTTGAGGAGCTGTTTCTTCTCTTTGCTCATGAAAGATAGCATCGAGCAGTCTATCTTTTCGAAGAAGCGAAGGGTCATCTCTGTTCTCTCCGGTGAGCAAACTTTATCGCTACAATAATCATCAATGGGTGTAAACTCGAAAGCCGACTGCAGTATTTCATTTTCTATCATGTGCCTGACAAATCCATCTTCTCCGAGAAAACTCTTGACAAACTTCAGCTGTATTCTCTGAGTCCATGTCGACAATAGCAGTTCATCTCCTCCAAATTCTGCATATGCTTCCGAGGATATACCTGCAGCctcaaaatgtttcaaaacatcctTTATTGCCTCTTGTTTTCCCACATTTTCAGTTGCTTTCATAGCCTGGCACCTCAGCTTCTCTGTTATGCTTTCTTTCAACCCCTGTTTGAACGAATCGTCAGTTGAGAACTTGTCAATGCTATCAGTCTCGAATATCAGCGCCAATGCCTCAGCTGCCGCGACATAGACACATTCATCATCCTCCTCCTCCAGCAGATTTGACAGGTACGCAATTGCACCTTTCCAGtagttttgattaattttccATCCTTCCATTGAGGAAAGAA containing:
- the LOC126655589 gene encoding uncharacterized protein LOC126655589, which codes for MLLLNSVMITGKATTTTIKLSTEGKPRNGRMGSHLSSRKVVVVTDSDGDESFQTVPQSLEDHLIQLTHYKGKPRGDHALSVIVEALNKEVKVEFAEKNYATLLYICLFCVTNRKGCANELLLASQAIGLLGMIVKDEDCAHEIYQDFITVFLEDLVSEPKKFKILDSLAIVTFFGSQNVEETEKAMHIIWNFLQADSSVKLIGQKHSATALAAAISAWSFLLSSMEGWKINQNYWKGAIAYLSNLLEEEDDECVYVAAAEALALIFETDSIDKFSTDDSFKQGLKESITEKLRCQAMKATENVGKQEAIKDVLKHFEAAGISSEAYAEFGGDELLLSTWTQRIQLKFVKSFLGEDGFVRHMIENEILQSAFEFTPIDDYCSDKVCSPERTEMTLRFFEKIDCSMLSFMSKEKKQLLKRMTLSSNSCLNKARTRLLNKQRTLQLVNDYED